From the genome of Penaeus chinensis breed Huanghai No. 1 chromosome 8, ASM1920278v2, whole genome shotgun sequence, one region includes:
- the LOC125027838 gene encoding uncharacterized protein LOC125027838: protein MDLKLLMKAALAFGFIRYKVSGCKLGSFSEGWVCPRMGSVARVELTSPEEIDEPTGKFIYQVVSDRKAKIYYQIYRHIPPKLSRLSLSATDMSITSTFINRHQAAVRRRITECGWTKSLIVPVPKPGTDKFRPISLTSCFCKVLERILLNRLMYRLQDKLSSRLYGFLPQRSTHHCLLELYTRLSSTSLVAFIDLKSAFDIANPDVILDQLVDFGISGNLLRWIRGYLSNRSSYVLFKGACSTRKCFGLGTPQGGVLSPFLFSILMHRLISQLPAIPGTTITCYADDICIHSNSPEDLQRLLHLFYESTSSCGLIISPEKSRIFSLLNPRTLPEFLVGPSIIPFCTQYLYLGAPARVHPTIPARQRVHPIVQELLTRLQRRLEPLRWLTNNAAGVSIPVARNIYTAFIRSVVDYLSPTLSQLSKTALDPLEKFQNKAMRCILGCPMSTRIANMQQELHLLPLVERIYANVTFFTVKCLHSSSLAQHYAGLINMSLDPNSRPPQLRPGGCALIRNVCRDLRRLDINVPQEEVDHGPPPWQIPPLAVSYTPTCRRDLPCQQKQLALETIDKVRSSIPASHTLYIDGSLQIDGTAGCAVFSPTMEPPYGGWTGRRLQDWSSSTSCELHGLLDAVSLLLRTRSNGLVICDSQSALRALSSPKPEARSLVNHILRHLVTAIDHALVIHFLWIPSHVGVTANEVVDRLAKAACRFVLPAADVSPATLSYYKRRIRASAHLSTTRRRNAERPASVSIQHYDHFASHPYKYRRRGLLVRRHNVVAARLRLGYRPVWQVGESEDVPHPPCTIVHPYTCHVPASNNLPQDTMNGGAAGQAKPVIPDVDPREAISITVHNQRSRYRRSSLREVITYKQSLPEHNQ, encoded by the exons atggacttaaAGCTGTTAATGAAAGCggccttggcttttggctttattcgctacaaggtgagtggatgcaagctggGCTCCTTCTccgag GGTTGGGTCTGCCCTCGTATGGGTAGTGTGGCGCGTGTGGAGCTCACCAGCC CTGAGGAAATTGATGAACCAACAGGTAAGTTTATTTATCAGGTTGTGAGTGATCGGAAGGCCAAGATCTACTATCAGATTTACCGCCATATTC CGCCTAAGTTGTCCAGGCTATCACTCTCTGCCACTGACATGTCCATTACGTCCACTTTTATCAACCGGCATCAAGCAGCTGTGCGGAGAAGGATAACAGAGTGCG GTTGGACAAAGAGCCTCATTGTACCTGTTCCTAAGCCTGGCACTGACAAGTTTAGACCAATATCCCTTACATCATGCTTCTGTAAAGTGCTGGAGCGTATCCTCTTGAATCGCCTTATGTATCGCCTTCAGGATAAACTATCATCCAGGTTATATGGATTCCTGCCCCAACGCAGCACACACCATTGTCTATTGGAGCTTTACACTCGCCTCTCCTCTACAAGTCTTGTCGCATTCATTGACCTGAAAAGTGCCTTTGACATTGCAAATCCAGATGTGATCCTCGACCAGCTTGTAGACTTTGGTATTAGTGGCAATCTCTTGCGATGGATACGAGGGTACTTAAGCAACAGATCATCCTATGTCCTCTTTAAAGGTGCCTGCAGCACACGTAAGTGCTTTGGCCTTGGGACTCCACAGGGAGGTGTCCTTAGCCCATTTCTTTTCAGTATCCTTATGCACCGCCTCATATCCCAGCTCCCTGCCATCCCAGGGACTACAATTACGTGCTATGCTGACGACATCTGCATTCACTCCAACTCACCAGAAGATCTACAGCGCTTACTTCATCTATTTTACGAATCTACCTCTTCATGTggcctcatcatctctcctgaaAAAAGTAGGATCTTCTCTCTACTAAACCCACGAACACTACCTGAATTTCTAGTGGGCCCCAGCATTATACCATTCTGCACACAGTATCTTTACTTGGGTGCTCCAGCTCGAGTCCATCCTACGATACCAGCACGTCAACGTGTCCATCCCATTGTTCAGGAATTACTGACACGGCTACAACGGCGCCTTGAACCCCTTCGCTGGTTAACCAACAATGCTGCTGGGGTCTCCATTCCTGTGGCCAGAAATATTTATACAGCTTTTATCCGTTCAGTAGTTGATTACCTATCTCCAACTCTTAGTCAACTCTCCAAGACAGCGCTAGATCCCCTAGAAAAATTTCAGAATAAGGCAATGCGCTGCATTCTAGGATGCCCAATGTCCACAAGGATTGCTAACATGCAGCAGgagcttcatctccttcctcttgtggAACGAATCTATGCCAATGTAACATTCTTTACTGTTAAGTGTCTCCACTCATCCAGTCTTGCTCAACATTATGCAGGCCTTATTAATATGTCTCTGGATCCCAATTCTCGTCCCCCACAACTCCGACCAGGTGGCTGTGCTCTTATTAGGAATGTTTGCCGAGACCTTAGAAGATTGGACATTAATGTTCCCCAAGAGGAAGTTGACCATGGTCCTCCCCCGTGGCAGATTCCTCCTCTAGCAGTTTCCTACACTCCCACCTGTAGGAGGGACTTACCCTGCCAACAGAAACAACTAGCCCTAGAGACCATTGACAAAGTAAGGTCTTCCATTCCTGCCTCTCACACCCTCTACATTGACGGTTCCTTACAAATTGATGGAACTGCAGGCTGTGCTGTCTTCTCTCCTACCATGGAACCACCGTATGGGGGATGGACTGGACGCCGTCTGCAGGACTGGTCAAGCTCTACCTCCTGTGAACTGCATGGGCTCCTAGATGCTGTTAGCCTACTTCTACGGACCAGAAGTAATGGACTAGTTATTTGTGACTCGCAGTCTGCTCTTCGTGCCCTCTCCTCGCCAAAGCCTGAAGCCCGTAGCTTAGTCAATCATATACTGCGCCATCTAGTCACAGCCATTGATCATGCACTTGTAATACATTTCCTATGGATTCCCTCGCATGTTGGAGTAACAGCGAATGAAGTTGTAGACCGTCTTGCCAAAGCTGCCTGTAGGTTTGTCTTACCTGCGGCTGACGTCTCGCCAGCAACCCTCTCCTACTACAAGCGGAGGATACGTGCTTCCGCTCATTTGTCAACCACCCGGCGCAGGAACGCCGAGCGGCCAGCGAGCGTAAGCATCCAGCATTACGACCACTTTGCCTCTCATCCCTACAAATACCGACGCCGCGGTCTGTTGGTAAGAAGACACAATGTGGTGGCTGCCCGGCTCCGGTTAGGCTACAGACCAGTGTGGCAGGTGGGCGagtcagaggacgtgcccca TCCCCCGTGCACCATTGTTCATCCATACACTTGCCATGTACCGGCCAGCAATAACCTACCTCAGGATACCATGAACGGCGGAGCGGCGGGGCAAGCCAAACCTGTCATTCCTGACGTCGACCCCAGGGAGGCAATATCAATCACCGTCCACAATCAACGTTCCAGATACCGAAGGTCAAGTCTTCGAGAAGTTATAACGTACAAGCAATCCCTGCCTGAGCACAACCAATAA